Proteins from a single region of Cydia pomonella isolate Wapato2018A chromosome 13, ilCydPomo1, whole genome shotgun sequence:
- the LOC133523970 gene encoding gustatory receptor 68a-like, translating into MFAALKKYFSPVVHQNEKLSLLQIFKPIYVLLSTLGLFPQAILFSDDGQDATFAWCRALFMIILIHSFYIFHLHELYIFSKENSITQGYMTLTNYIIDLSLQVLSCTVSYFHVIRDRNLYSRILKDMADLWDRLAKGRRRQILGQLRVQMCALLCPGTVIIPLLLAITYRGSLRVWKKILFTVTFILPELIQFLMISFYLLMILMIVALLKNIEEEIKILALRNNICYNLLEADELGMSILKIKNVYVKTLKIKRQVNAAFEALILVAMAVCFHELVGLPHMIYHGTVYVPNFSINNTIGLSLWVLTQLLKMSALAISGALLNSQVNKIRRAVYNIPISRDQDLKAYLLIQHFSSLMSYQNAQITVYGYFSLDGTLIFRVVASAVMYLTILVQFDQM; encoded by the exons ATGTTTGCtgcactaaaaaaatatttctctcCCGTTGTTCATCAAAATGAAAAACTAAGTTTGCTCCAGATTTTTAAACCTATCTACGTTTTACTCTCCACGCTCGGCTTATTTCCTCAAGCCATACTATTTTCTGACGATGGACAAGACGCCACTTTTGCTTGGTGTCGTGCCTTATTCATGATAATATTAATTCACagcttttatatttttcatttacatGAATTGTACATCTTTAGTAAAGAAAACTCTATAACGCAAGGCTATATGACATTAACGAATTACATTATTGACCTATCGTTGCAAGTATTGTCCTGCACAGTCTCATATTTCCATGTGATTCGTGACAGAAATCTGTACAGCAGGATCCTTAAAGACATGGCTGACCTCTGGGACAGATTAGCCAAGGGTAGGAGGAGACAGATTCTTGGACAATTACGTGTTCAGATGTGTGCTTTGCTGTGCCCAGGGACGGTAATTATCCCTTTACTATTGGCTATCACATACAGGGGATCTCTTCGTGTATGGAAGAAGATATTGTTTACCGTAACTTTTATTTTACCAGAGCTAATACAATTTCTaatgatttcattttatttgctAATGATTTTGATGATAGTGGCGCTTTTGAAAAACATTGAAGAGGAGATTAAAATCTTAGCTCtaagaaataatatttgttataatttacTTGAAGCTGATGAATTAGGAATGAGCATACTCAAGATAAAGAATGTGTACGTGAAGACGCTAAAGATCAAGCGGCAGGTGAACGCGGCGTTTGAGGCACTGATCCTGGTGGCGATGGCAGTGTGCTTCCACGAGCTAGTGGGTTTACCCCACATGATATACCACGGTACGGTCTATGTGCCGAACTTCTCTATAAACAACACTATCGGCCTCAGCCTATGGGTTCTCACGCAGCTGCTTAAAATGTCTGCTTTGGCGATTTCTGGAGCCTTGTTGAATTCACAG gtTAATAAAATTCGCCGCGCTGTCTACAACATTCCGATAAGCAGAGATCAAGATTTAAAGGCGTATTTACTC atacaacaCTTTTCATCACTGATGTCTTATCAAAACGCACAAATTACTGTATACGGCTACTTTTCATTGGACGGAACTCTCATATTTAGG GTAGTGGCTTCAGCAGTCATGTACTTAACTATTTTAGTGCAGTTTGACCAAATGTGA